From Thermoflavifilum aggregans, a single genomic window includes:
- a CDS encoding anti-sigma factor has product MDIQEYISSGIIELYVLGMLSEQEAAEVKAYARQYREVQQAIEMYEQTLEQYASLHAVQPPAALKEKIWQKLQSSSSRASAGSTRRVLHHPMMPYLMAACVILLIGSVILNVMFYSQYQHVREETEKLQAQQAHLQQQVSQYALALQVLQTPDYTPVLLKGVAQHPDFMATVYWNKNNGEVYLLPNLMPPAPAGKQYQLWAIVDGKPVSAGVYPTSPLDIPVQKMAVIKQPVQAFAITLEKEGGSPIPTLTAMYVMGKVNG; this is encoded by the coding sequence TTGGATATTCAGGAATACATATCATCTGGTATCATTGAGTTGTATGTGCTGGGCATGCTCTCCGAGCAGGAGGCAGCTGAGGTAAAAGCCTATGCGCGCCAGTATCGGGAAGTGCAGCAGGCCATCGAGATGTATGAGCAAACGCTGGAGCAATATGCATCTTTGCATGCCGTGCAGCCTCCTGCAGCGTTGAAAGAAAAGATTTGGCAAAAGCTGCAATCTTCATCTTCGCGTGCATCAGCCGGGTCGACCAGGCGTGTGCTGCACCATCCCATGATGCCTTATCTGATGGCTGCCTGTGTGATTCTGCTGATTGGTAGCGTGATATTGAATGTGATGTTTTACTCGCAATATCAACATGTGAGGGAGGAAACAGAAAAACTGCAGGCACAGCAGGCGCATTTGCAACAGCAGGTGAGCCAGTATGCACTGGCTTTGCAGGTTTTGCAGACGCCAGATTATACACCCGTGTTGCTGAAAGGTGTAGCTCAGCATCCGGATTTCATGGCTACAGTTTATTGGAATAAAAACAACGGCGAAGTGTATTTGCTGCCCAACCTGATGCCACCGGCACCTGCCGGCAAGCAATATCAGCTCTGGGCTATCGTTGACGGCAAGCCTGTTTCAGCAGGCGTATATCCCACCTCTCCTTTAGATATTCCCGTGCAAAAAATGGCCGTTATCAAACAGCCTGTGCAGGCCTTTGCCATTACGCTTGAAAAAGAAGGCGGCAGCCCAATACCCACTCTCACAGCTATGTATGTGATGGGTAAAGTAAATGGGTGA